A stretch of the Vitis vinifera cultivar Pinot Noir 40024 chromosome 16, ASM3070453v1 genome encodes the following:
- the LOC104882002 gene encoding transcription factor MYB93-like, whose amino-acid sequence MARPQEQRRPWTLEEDNKLKEFKLKFPNESWGKIAELAELDRTDKRCWERWNNYLKPGINKADFSKEDDNIIIHQMSLPQNSWASMAKYHLLGRSHNDIKNRWNNHLKKRQATISDLRQHLLYLEEQLLMDDETSDYSVRGDDLEALVAEFASLIPNVDPNASSIPKHTS is encoded by the exons ATGGCAAGACCACAGGAGCAGAGACGGCCATGGACCCTAGAAGAAGACAATAAGCTCAAAGAATTTAAGCTCAAATTCCCTAATGAATCTTGGGGAAAGATCGCAGAGCTGGCGGAGCTGGACAGGACTGATAAGAGGTGTTGGGAGAGGTGGAATAACTATCTGAAGCCTGGTATCAACAAAGCGGACTTCTCTAAAGAGGATGATAACATCATCATCCACCAAATGTCGCTTCCTCAGAATAG CTGGGCATCTATGGCAAAATATCATCTTCTTGGGCGATCTCATAATGATATCAAGAATCGCTGGAACAACCACTTGAAGAAGAGGCAAGCGACTATAAGTGACCTTAGGCAACACCTTCTCTACCTAGAGGAACAACTTCTCATGGATGATGAGACTAGTGATTACTCTGTCCGCGGGGATGACCTTGAGGCTTTGGTGGCCGAGTTTGCTTCTTTGATTCCCAACGTTGATCCAAATGCAAGTTCAATCCCTAAACACACCAGCTGA
- the LOC104881975 gene encoding uncharacterized protein LOC104881975: MSHRRGRVQIVSPEDDLDNLQQLLDIQPAATTTPSSSDPSDSSDPSVVGSSSSKKRTRGLTCNLDLLSMKPGEKKTTRFNTRGQVVYDGKGERLSSYMGTLVRSQHNVPIQVQDWNHVSEDVKEKIWALVLEKYELEETCKSYILQCCGNLFRSYRNKMKAKYYNPYNTDEERLCHRPPHLSDDDWRWLIHFWGTPEAKDISEKKQGK; this comes from the exons ATGTCACATCGAAGAGGAAGAGTACAAATAGTGTCTCCAGAAGATGATTTGGACAATCTACAACAACTCTTAGACATACAACCTGCTGCAACTACTACTCCTAGTAGTTCTGATCCTTCTGATTCTTCAGATCCTTCTGTTGTTG GTTCATCCTCTAGCAAAAAGAGGACACGTGGCCTAACATGTAACTTAGATTTACTTAGTATGAAACccggggaaaaaaaaactacacgATTCAATACCAGAGGACAAGTTGTTTATGATGGAAAAGGGGAAAGATTGTCAAGCTATATGGGAACATTGGTGCGATCTCAACACAATGTACCCATCCAAGTTCAAGATTGGAATCATGTTAGTGAAGATGTGAAGGAAAAGATTTGGGCCTTAGTATTG gaaaaatatgaactagaagaaacatgtaagagctacattcttcaatgttgtggaaatttgtttagaagctacagaaataaaatgaaggccAAGTATTATAACCCTTATAATACAGATGAGGAGAGATTGTGCCATCGACCTCCACACTTATCGGATGATGATTGGAGGTGGCTCATCCACTTTTGGGGTACACCTGAGGCCAAG gatatctcagaaaaaaaacaaggcaaataG